The Drosophila nasuta strain 15112-1781.00 chromosome 2L, ASM2355853v1, whole genome shotgun sequence genome window below encodes:
- the LOC132783744 gene encoding engulfment and cell motility protein 1, giving the protein MPVKDAHIVKIAVERENHMAQLINLDQRHPLASKIQEICNGWSISDHQNYALQFCEPNNMKYVTEKNRNEIKNGSVLCLQYSPSKTASDALDVLINGTPDDKAQRLKELTSLSTDHTFALEFIKEKGLDILIKMIVDVSQKNEDILNYSLASFVELMEHGTVSWEVPENSFVARNIEIVRNFQKYPTKCGESALSNLENIVQSSSKYVLVAEDIKLQDLLRLLQEVNSPVMRQNAIALLNALFMKADEQRKRVIANTISAKQYRLALIGNGLSTEMTHQLYVLQTLTIGLLEKRMRMKMNAQDQDAHEKIKELRRIAFDDYAGNLSLNDEHIRRGGGGSGGGGGGSGGGNVNFSQYYKKLGFKCDINPAQDFIETPPGILALDCMVYFARNYTQQYTKIVHENSCRADEHECPFGRTSIELVKLLCDILRIGEPPAEQSGDFQPMFFTHDQPFEEFFCICVITLNRTWKDMRATAEDFQKVFSVVREQIQRTLKLRPENLEDFRSKIALLTYQQITTLRQQERTSKEECDSTASAIVKLKEKISPQIEELIKQQRLSYLVEGTRFSKYLRGTRTKDKFWYARLSPNHKVIHYGDSDEKNIPTLEELPKKLPIIDIKQLLEGKECPHMKETRSRKPAVSLAFSITFESMDHSTLDFMAPDESVFNYWTDGINALLGQEMCSKQKKEDFDTLLSMEIKLRLLDTEGVDISKDPPPIPEDPENYDFCFES; this is encoded by the exons ATGCCGGTGAAGGATGCGCACATCGTGAAAATCGCTGTGGAGCGGGAGAATCATATGGCACAACTTATAAATCTGGATCAACGACATCCACTTGCAA GCAAAATACAAGAAATATGCAATGGTTGGTCCATTAGCGATCATCAGAATTATGCGCTGCAGTTCTGCGAACCCAACAATATGAAGTATGTGACGGAAAAGAATAGGAATGAGATTAAAAATGGCTCTGTGCTGTGTCTACAGTACTCACCTTCGAAGACGGCCAGCGATGCATTAGATGTCTTGATCAATGGTACCCCTGACGACAAGGCGCAACGTCTCAAGGAGTTGACATCATTGAGCACCGATCACACATTTGCTTTGGAATTTATCAAGGAGAAAGGCTTGGATATATTGATTAAAATGATTGTGGATGTCAGTCAAAAGAATGAGGATATACTCAATTACAGTCTGGCCAGCTTTGTGGAGCTTATGGAGCACGGCACCGTATCCTGGGAGGTGCCTGAAAACTCCTTTGTCGCACGCAACATTGAAATCGTGCgcaatttccaaaaatatcCAACCAAATGTGGCGAGAGTGCGCTTTCGAATCTCGAGAACATTGTGCAAAGCAGTAGCAAATATGTGCTGGTAGCCGAAGACATTAAACTGCAGGATCTGCTGCGTCTACTACAGGAGGTCAACTCACCGGTGATGCGTCAGAATGCTATTGCGCTGCTCAATGCACTCTTCATGAAGGCGGATGAACAACGCAAACGTGTCATTGCCAACACCATCAGTGCCAAGCAATATCGCTTGGCTTTAATTGGCAACGGACTGAGCACGGAGATGACACATCAGCTGTATGTACTGCAGACACTCACGATTGGTCTATTGGAGAAGCGTATGCGTATGAAGATGAATGCGCAGGATCAGGATGCACATGAGAAAATCAAAGAATTGCGGCGCATTGCTTTCGATGATTATGCGGGCAATCTCAGCTTGAATGATGAGCACATTCGACGTGGTGGCGGTGGTAGTggaggaggcggcggcggctcTGGTGGTGGCAATGTCAACTTCTCACAGTACTACAAGAAACTGGGCTTCAAGTGCGATATCAATCCCGCACAGGACTTCATAGAAACGCCACCAG GCATCTTGGCGCTGGACTGCATGGTTTACTTTGCTCGCAACTACACGCAGCAGTACACGAAGATTGTTCACGAGAACTCCTGTCGCGCCGACGAACACGAATGTCCCTTTGGACGCACTTCCATTGAGCTGGTTAAGTTGCTCTGCGACATTTTACGCATAGGCGAACCACCCGCAGAGCAATCGGGGGACTTTCAGCCCATGTTCTTTACTCACGATCAGCCTTTTGAAGAGttcttttgcatttgcgtCATTACGTTGAATCGCACCTGGAAGGATATGCGTGCCACAGCCGAGGACTTCCAAAAGGTGTTTAGCGTAGTGCGCGAACAAATTCAACGCACTTTGAAACTTCGCCCCGAGAACTTGGAGGATTTTCGCAGCAAGATTGCACTGCTCACATATCAGCAGATAACCACGCTGCGGCAACAGGAGCGCACCTCGAAGGAGGAATGTGATTCGACGGCTTCGGCCATTGTGAAGCTCAAAGAGAAAATCTCGCCACAAATCGAGGAGCTGATCAAACAGCAGCGACTATCGTATCTAGTGGAAG GTACTCGCTTTTCTAAGTATCTGCGCGGCACACGCACAAAGGACAAGTTCTGGTATGCACGCTTATCACCTAACCACAAGGTGATACACTATGGCGACAGCGATGAGAAGAACATTCCCACGCTGGAAGAGTTGCCCAAGAAGCTGCCCATCATTGATATCAAGCAGCTGTTGGAGGGCAAGGAGTGTCCGCACATGAAGGAGACCCGTTCTCGCAAACCAGCCGTCAGCTTGGCCTTCTCTATCACATTCGAGAGCATGGATCACTCGACCCTCGATTTTATGGCACCGGATGAGAGCGTGTTCAATTATTGGACAGATGGCATCAATGCGTTGCTTGGCCAGGAGATGTGCAGCAAGCAGAAGAAGGAGGACTTTGACACGCTGCTCTCTATGGAGATCAAGTTGCGGTTGCTGGACACCGAGGGCGTGGACATTAGCAAGGATCCGCCGCCAATTCCCGAGGATCCGGAGAACTATGACTTTTGTTTCGAGAGCTAA
- the LOC132785958 gene encoding uncharacterized protein LOC132785958 — translation KTYKIAHLLENPLHHQPPLSGGTADRLGVEFDFYNVASSKVHPSPGAARSVWALPLTASSSCNMEEDGHAHGDIDIDIDHHRPHSPTGANGGASNGDGSEHDSNMLLFEGLDGATVNLDDIFDIIKSGEVSEVENLVEKFGMECLSARDRHGYTPAHWIALNGNVQLMRYLIERSAPIDLPCLGTQGPRPIHWACRKGHASVVQVLLQAGVAVNAADFKGLTPLHLACMYGRTATAAYLLGMGALNNLTDINGDTALHWAAYKGHGDLMRLLMYSGVELQKTDNFGSTPLHLACLSGNINCVRLLCEKSQLDLEPRDKNGKTPIMLAQAHQHQDVVRLLYGEVKKKSRWMPSVSESWGWLFGGAGDSKGPLFLFLFSVLLWGYPMYMIRAIPITWNILRRSHYCFIYWNVVMWVSWAIANRRDPGYIPLSSDAYYRAIKQIPYFDKLKKRNVMLTRLCHSCRCLRPLRAKHCRVCNRCVSYFDHHCPFIYNCVGLRNRMWFFLFVLSVAVNCSFTIYFACYCVMIEGFTLLYVLGLIEAVVFCGLGWILTCTSILHACMNLTTNEMFNYKRYPYLRDKRGRYQNPFSRGPILNLLEFFVCLPDRGDDTDLLLEDNI, via the exons AAAACGTACAAAATTGCACACTTACTGGAAAATCCGTTGCACCACCAACCACCGCTATCGGGTGGCACAGCGGATCGACTTGGCGTAGAATTCGATTTCTACAACGTGGCCTCCAGCAAAGTACACCCGAGTCCGGGGGCAGCGCGCAGTGTCTGGGCGCTGCCCCTGACGGCCTCCTCATCATGCAACATGGAGGAAGATGGACACGCGCATGGAGACATCGATATCGACATTGATCATCATCGACCCCATTCACCAACTGGCGCCAATGGTGGCGCCTCCAATGGTGATGGCAGCGAGCACGACAGCAATATGCTTCTGTTCGAGGGCTTAGATGGGGCCACCGTTAACCTCGATGACATCTTCGATATCATCAAGAGCGGCGAGGTCAGCGAAGTGGAGAATCTGGTGGAGAAGTTTGGCATGGAATGTTTGTCGGCTCGGGATAGACACGGCTATACGCCTGCCCATTGGATTGCGCTCAATGGCAACGTGCAACTGATGCGTTATCTCATTGAACGCTCCGCTCCCATTGATCTCCCCTGCCTGGGCACCCAGGGACCGCGGCCCATCCACTGGGCGTGCCGCAAGGGACACGCTTCCGTTGTGCAGGTGCTGCTGCAGGCGGGAGTCGCCGTCAACGCAGCGGACTTTAAGGGACTGACGCCGCTGCACTTGGCCTGCATGTATGGACGCACTGCAACGGCCGCCTATCTGCTGGGCATGGGTGCCTTGAACAATTTGACGGACATCAATGGTGACACGGCGCTGCATTGGGCTGCGTACAAGGGACATGGCGATCTGATGCGTCTGCTCATGTACTCGGGCGTGGAGCTGCAGAAGACGGATAACTTTGGCTCGACGCCGCTGCATCTCGCTTGTCTCTCCGGGAATATAAATTGTGTGAGGCTGCTGTGCGAGAAATCGCAGCTTGATCTGGAGCCGCGTGACAAGAATGGCAAGACACCCATTATGTTGGCTCAGGCGCATCAGCATCAGGATGTGGTACGTCTGCTGTACGGCGAAGTGAAAAAGAAGTCACGCTGGATGCCCTCCGTCTCGGAGAGTTGGGGCTGGCTCTTTGGCGGCGCAGGCGACTCGAAGGGACCGctctttctgtttctcttCTCGGTGCTGCTCTGGGGTTATCCCATGTACATGATACGCGCTATTCCCATTACCTGGAACATATTGCGGCGTTCGCATTATTGCTTCATCTACTGGAACGTGGTCATGTGGGTCAGCTGGGCCATTGCAAATCGTCGTGATCCCGGCTATATTCCGCTCAGCTCCGATGCCTACTATCGGGCCATCAAGCAGATCCCGTACTTCGATAAGCTCAAGAAGCGCAATGTGATGTTGACGCGTCTCTGCCACAGCTGCCGTTGTCTGCGTCCGCTGCGGGCCAAGCATTGTCGGGTGTGCAATCGTTGTGTCTCCTACTTCGATCATCATTGTCCCTTCATCTACAATTGTGTGGGGCTGAGGAATCGCATGTGGTTCTTCCTTTTTGTGCTGTCGGTGGCAGTCAATTGCTCGTTCACCATATATTTTGCTTGCTATTGCGTCATGATCGAGGGATTCACACTGCTCTACGTGTTGGGACTCATCGAGGCAGTTGTCTTCTGCGGTCTAGGCTGGATTCTCACCTGCACTTCG ATACTTCATGCCTGTATGAATCTCACCACAAACGAAATGTTCAACTACAAGCGCTATCCATATTTGCGAGACAAGCGCGGACGCTATCAGAATCCGTTCTCTCGCGGTCCCATCCTTAATCTGCTAGAGTtctttgtctgtctgcccGATCGAGGCGATGACACCGATCTGCTGCTTGAGGATAACATTTGA
- the LOC132793019 gene encoding uncharacterized protein LOC132793019, with protein sequence MKSTKLKRNFWLTAEIECMLNLIKEVKLEQGSAPSTTTHHTFTQIASKMKKHGFPNKSPTQVRRKWFQMKSAYLCYKKGNVDRLFLIPEKFRNVIAQFVENGSKMVSSPQQQPAERKVKPKVAVPVSAVDTFMAQIKKNNKLLNAEFNKLEETLLNYEQRCQSMRDYNIIKYVNNY encoded by the exons ATGAAATCTACCAAATTGAAACGAAATTTTTGGCTCACTGCCGAAATAGAATGCATGCTAAATCTAATTAAGGAGGTAAAATTGGAACAAGGATCCGCACCGAGTACCACGACGCATCACACCTTCACTCAGATTGctagcaaaatgaaaaaacatgGATTTCCCAACAAGTCACCGACGCAAGTGCGTCGAAAATGGTTTCAGATGAAGTCCGCATATCTTTGCTATAAAAAGGGGAACGTAGATCGCTTATTTTTAATACCGGAGAAGTTTCGCAATGTAATAGcacaatttgttgaaaatggTAGTAAAATGGTATCTAGCCCTCAACAGCAACCTGCTGAGCGAAAAGTGAAGCCAAAAG TTGCAGTGCCTGTGTCAGCTGTGGATACATTTATGGCGCAGATAAAGAAGAACAATAAACTATTGAATGCTGAGTTCAACAAATTGGAAGAGACACTCTTGAATTATGAACAACGGTGTCAAAGTATGCGagattacaatattattaaatacgtCAATAATTACTAG